In Polynucleobacter sp. TUM22923, one genomic interval encodes:
- the rplA gene encoding 50S ribosomal protein L1 — protein MTKLSKRLKAIEAKVDRNKFYALEDALNLVKECATAKFDESIDVAVQLGIDAKKSDQVVRGAVVLPAGTGRHVRVAVFAQGEKAEQAKAAGAEIVGMEELAEQIKGGKIDFDILIASPDTMKIVGTLGQVLGPRGLMPNPKVGTVTPDVATAVKNAKAGQVQFRVDKAGIVHASIGRRSFEPAALKSNLLALLEALNKAKPPASKGIYLRKVAVSSTMGAGVRVDQASIQAAQ, from the coding sequence ATGACTAAGTTATCTAAGCGTTTAAAAGCAATCGAAGCTAAAGTTGATCGTAATAAGTTCTATGCATTAGAAGATGCATTGAACTTGGTTAAAGAGTGTGCAACTGCAAAGTTTGATGAATCTATCGACGTAGCGGTTCAGCTCGGTATCGACGCAAAAAAATCTGATCAAGTAGTGCGCGGAGCGGTTGTGCTTCCTGCCGGTACTGGTAGACATGTACGCGTAGCAGTTTTTGCCCAAGGCGAGAAAGCTGAACAAGCTAAAGCAGCTGGTGCAGAAATTGTTGGCATGGAAGAGTTGGCCGAGCAAATCAAAGGTGGAAAAATTGACTTTGATATTTTGATCGCCTCTCCAGACACGATGAAAATTGTTGGTACATTGGGTCAGGTATTGGGCCCACGCGGCTTAATGCCGAATCCAAAAGTGGGAACAGTAACTCCGGATGTCGCTACTGCAGTTAAAAATGCAAAAGCAGGTCAAGTGCAGTTCCGTGTCGACAAAGCCGGTATTGTGCATGCCAGTATTGGCCGTCGTTCATTCGAGCCAGCTGCATTAAAGTCCAATTTACTTGCATTGCTTGAGGCTTTGAATAAAGCAAAACCTCCAGCATCAAAGGGTATTTATTTAAGAAAGGTCGCCGTAAGCAGCACCATGGGTGCAGGCGTACGGGTTGACCAAGCATCGATACAGGCAGCGCAGTAA
- the rpoB gene encoding DNA-directed RNA polymerase subunit beta: MNYSFTERKRVRKSFAKRVNNHQVPYLIATQLESYAKFLQADKPAMSRLTEGLQAAFTSAFPITSNNGYARMEYVSYQLAQPPFDVKECQQRGYTYHSALRAKVRLIIYDREAPTKVKEVKESEVYMGEIPLMTDNGSFVINGTERVIVSQLHRSPGVFFEHDKGKTHSSGKLLFSARIIPYRGSWLDFEFDPKDVLYFRVDRRRKMPVTILLKAIGLNNEQILANFFNFDHFALTANGAAMEFVPERLRGQMANFDVLDKDGVVVIQKDKRINAKHIRELEAAKTKNIIVPDDYLVGRVVARNTIDPDTGEILAYANDEITEELLATLRDAGIKQLETIYTNDLDSGAYISQTLRTDETADQMAARIAIYRMMRPGEPPTEDAVEALFQRLFYNEDSYDLSRVGRMKVNSRLGRSEMEGAMVLSDEDILETIKSLVDLRNGKGEVDDIDHLGNRRVRCVGELAENQFRAGLSRVERAVKERLGQAETENLMPHDLINSKPISSAIREFFGSSQLSQFMDQTNPLSEITHKRRISALGPGGLTRERAGFEVRDVHPTHYGRVCPIETPEGPNIGLINSLALFARLNEHGFLETPYRKVANSKVSDEVMYLSAIEEAKYVIAQANATIDKSGKLADELVSARQAGETMMVSPERVDFIDVAPSQIVSAAASLVPFLEHDDANRALMGANMQRQAVPCLRPDKPLVGTGLERIVAVDSGTVVLANRGGIVDYVDANRIVIRVNDDETAAGEVGVEIYNLIKYTRSNQNTNINQRPIVQVGDRVARGDVVADGASTDLGELALGQNMTVAFMPWNGYNFEDSILISEKVVADDRYTSIHIEELSVVARDTKLGSEEITRDISNLAESQLSRLDESGIVYIGAEVQAGDVLVGKVTPKGETTLTPEEKLLRAIFGEKASDVKDTSLRVPSGMIGTVIDVQVFTREGIERDARAQAIIQEELQRYRLDLNDQLRIVEGDAFMRLEKLLIGKVANGGPKKLAKGSKIDKEYLADLDKYHWFDVRPAEEDVASQVEAVKSSIEAKRKQFDDAFEEKRTKLTQGDDLQPGVTKMVKVYLAVKRRLQPGDKMAGRHGNKGVVSKIAPAEDMPFMADGRPVDIVLNPLGVPSRMNVGQILETHLGWAAQGIGKRIDEMVREQAKQAELRKFLKQLYNETGRIEDLDNFTDEQVMVLAENLRQGLPFATPVFDGATEAEISRMLELAYPEEVATSLKMTPSRQQMILCDGRTGDQFERPVTVGVMHVLKLHHLVDDKMHARSTGPYSLVTQQPLGGKAQFGGQRFGEMEVWALEAYGASYVLQEMLTVKSDDVAGRTKVYENIVKGEHTIDAGMPESFNVLVKEIRSLGIDIDMERN; the protein is encoded by the coding sequence ATGAACTACAGCTTCACCGAACGCAAGCGAGTCCGTAAAAGCTTTGCTAAGCGAGTAAATAATCACCAGGTTCCGTACCTGATCGCAACCCAGCTGGAATCCTACGCTAAATTTTTACAGGCTGATAAGCCGGCAATGTCTCGTCTCACTGAGGGACTTCAAGCCGCTTTCACATCGGCATTTCCTATTACGTCAAACAATGGCTACGCACGCATGGAATATGTGTCGTACCAATTGGCGCAGCCGCCATTTGATGTTAAAGAATGTCAGCAGCGTGGCTATACCTATCACTCAGCTTTACGTGCAAAAGTTCGCTTGATCATTTACGATCGCGAAGCACCTACTAAGGTAAAAGAAGTAAAAGAGAGTGAAGTTTACATGGGTGAAATTCCACTCATGACTGATAACGGATCATTTGTGATTAACGGCACTGAGCGCGTCATTGTGTCTCAGTTGCATCGTTCCCCAGGCGTGTTCTTTGAGCACGATAAAGGCAAGACGCATAGTTCCGGAAAACTCCTATTCTCAGCGCGCATTATTCCTTACCGTGGTTCATGGCTCGATTTTGAGTTTGATCCTAAGGACGTATTGTATTTCCGAGTTGACCGTCGTCGTAAGATGCCCGTTACCATTTTGCTAAAAGCAATTGGTTTAAACAACGAACAGATTTTGGCAAACTTTTTTAACTTTGACCATTTTGCGTTGACAGCCAACGGTGCTGCAATGGAGTTTGTTCCAGAGCGTTTGCGTGGTCAGATGGCTAACTTCGATGTGCTAGATAAGGATGGCGTTGTTGTCATTCAAAAAGACAAGCGCATCAATGCAAAGCATATTCGTGAACTCGAGGCCGCTAAAACCAAGAACATTATTGTTCCTGATGACTACTTAGTTGGTCGTGTAGTTGCGCGCAATACTATTGATCCAGATACAGGTGAAATCTTGGCCTATGCCAATGATGAAATCACGGAAGAGTTATTGGCTACATTGCGTGATGCAGGCATCAAGCAACTAGAGACTATTTATACCAATGACTTAGATTCTGGTGCTTACATCTCACAAACACTGCGTACAGATGAAACCGCGGATCAGATGGCGGCTCGTATTGCCATCTATCGCATGATGCGTCCTGGCGAGCCACCAACAGAAGACGCTGTTGAAGCTTTATTCCAGCGTTTGTTCTACAACGAAGATAGTTATGATTTATCTCGCGTTGGTCGTATGAAAGTTAACAGCCGTCTCGGTCGTTCAGAGATGGAAGGCGCAATGGTTCTATCGGATGAAGATATCCTGGAAACCATTAAGTCACTTGTTGATTTACGTAACGGCAAAGGTGAGGTTGATGACATCGATCACCTGGGCAATCGTCGCGTACGTTGTGTTGGTGAGTTAGCAGAAAATCAATTTCGTGCAGGCTTATCACGCGTAGAGCGTGCTGTGAAAGAGCGTCTCGGCCAAGCCGAAACAGAAAATCTCATGCCGCATGACTTGATCAACAGCAAGCCAATTTCTTCGGCTATTCGTGAATTTTTCGGATCTTCACAGTTGTCTCAGTTTATGGACCAAACAAATCCTCTGTCAGAGATCACGCATAAGCGTCGTATCTCAGCACTGGGACCTGGTGGCTTAACACGTGAGCGCGCTGGCTTTGAAGTGCGTGACGTACACCCTACTCACTACGGTCGTGTTTGTCCTATCGAAACGCCAGAGGGACCAAACATTGGTCTGATCAACTCACTCGCGCTATTTGCACGCCTAAACGAGCACGGTTTCTTAGAGACGCCGTATCGTAAAGTAGCAAACAGTAAAGTAAGTGATGAAGTAATGTATCTCTCGGCGATTGAAGAGGCTAAATATGTTATCGCGCAGGCGAATGCAACAATCGACAAGAGCGGCAAATTAGCTGACGAACTGGTTTCAGCTCGTCAAGCCGGCGAAACGATGATGGTCAGTCCAGAGCGCGTTGACTTTATTGACGTAGCGCCTAGTCAAATCGTTTCTGCAGCGGCTTCGCTTGTGCCATTTTTAGAGCATGATGATGCGAACCGTGCATTGATGGGTGCGAACATGCAGCGTCAAGCAGTTCCTTGCTTACGCCCTGATAAACCATTAGTTGGAACAGGCCTAGAGCGCATTGTGGCAGTGGATTCCGGCACAGTTGTATTGGCTAACCGCGGCGGTATTGTGGATTACGTTGATGCAAACCGTATCGTTATTCGTGTAAACGATGATGAAACTGCGGCTGGCGAAGTTGGTGTCGAGATTTATAACCTCATTAAGTACACCCGCTCAAATCAAAATACCAACATCAATCAGCGTCCGATCGTTCAAGTTGGAGATCGTGTAGCTCGTGGTGACGTGGTAGCTGATGGTGCATCGACAGACTTGGGTGAGTTAGCCTTGGGTCAAAATATGACCGTGGCATTTATGCCATGGAACGGTTACAACTTTGAAGATTCAATTTTGATTTCTGAGAAGGTAGTTGCTGATGACCGTTACACTTCAATTCATATTGAGGAGCTGTCCGTTGTTGCACGCGATACCAAGCTAGGCTCAGAAGAAATTACACGTGACATTTCAAATTTAGCAGAGTCACAACTCTCGCGTTTAGATGAAAGCGGTATTGTTTATATTGGAGCTGAAGTTCAAGCCGGCGACGTATTGGTTGGCAAGGTAACTCCGAAGGGCGAGACAACACTGACACCTGAAGAGAAGTTACTTCGTGCGATTTTCGGTGAGAAAGCGTCTGATGTAAAAGATACATCTTTACGTGTTCCTTCTGGAATGATCGGTACAGTTATTGACGTTCAAGTCTTCACCCGTGAAGGAATTGAGCGCGATGCACGTGCACAAGCCATTATTCAAGAAGAGCTACAGCGCTATCGTTTGGATTTAAACGATCAGTTGCGTATTGTTGAGGGCGATGCCTTCATGCGTTTAGAAAAACTGTTGATTGGTAAAGTTGCCAATGGCGGACCTAAGAAATTAGCTAAAGGCAGCAAGATCGATAAGGAATACCTTGCCGACTTGGATAAATACCATTGGTTCGATGTTCGTCCTGCAGAGGAAGATGTTGCCTCACAAGTTGAAGCAGTGAAATCTTCTATTGAAGCCAAGCGTAAGCAGTTTGACGATGCTTTTGAAGAGAAGCGTACTAAGTTAACCCAGGGTGATGATTTACAGCCCGGCGTAACGAAGATGGTCAAAGTCTACTTAGCAGTTAAACGTCGATTGCAGCCTGGCGACAAGATGGCCGGTCGTCATGGTAATAAAGGGGTGGTTTCTAAAATTGCTCCTGCTGAAGATATGCCATTTATGGCTGATGGCAGACCTGTTGATATCGTCTTGAACCCATTGGGCGTGCCTTCCCGTATGAACGTTGGCCAGATATTGGAAACCCACTTAGGTTGGGCTGCCCAAGGTATTGGAAAACGTATCGACGAGATGGTTCGGGAGCAGGCTAAACAGGCTGAACTCCGTAAGTTTTTAAAGCAGCTTTATAACGAAACAGGCCGCATTGAGGACTTAGACAACTTTACCGATGAGCAAGTAATGGTTTTGGCGGAGAACTTACGTCAAGGATTGCCATTTGCAACGCCAGTATTTGATGGCGCTACTGAGGCGGAAATTAGCAGAATGCTCGAGTTGGCCTATCCAGAAGAAGTAGCAACTTCTTTGAAGATGACGCCATCCCGTCAGCAAATGATTCTGTGTGATGGCCGTACTGGCGATCAGTTTGAGCGTCCAGTAACCGTTGGCGTGATGCATGTCTTGAAGCTCCACCATTTAGT
- the rplL gene encoding 50S ribosomal protein L7/L12, producing MAITKEEIIDAVGSMSVMDLNDLVKAFEEKFGVSAAAMAVAGPAGAGAAAAEEQTEFTVNLLEAGANKVSVIKAVREITGLGLKEAKDLVDGAPKPIKEAVDKKTAEEAKKKLDEAGAKSEIK from the coding sequence ATGGCGATTACTAAAGAAGAAATCATTGATGCAGTAGGCAGCATGTCCGTAATGGATTTGAACGACTTAGTTAAGGCGTTCGAAGAGAAGTTTGGCGTATCCGCAGCAGCCATGGCTGTTGCTGGCCCAGCTGGTGCTGGCGCTGCTGCAGCTGAAGAGCAAACAGAATTTACTGTTAACTTGCTTGAAGCTGGCGCAAACAAAGTATCAGTAATTAAGGCTGTTCGCGAAATTACTGGTCTTGGCCTAAAAGAAGCAAAAGACTTAGTTGACGGTGCTCCAAAGCCAATCAAAGAGGCTGTTGATAAAAAGACCGCTGAAGAAGCTAAGAAGAAGCTTGACGAAGCAGGCGCGAAGTCAGAAATTAAGTAA